The segment TGAGCCTCGCGCCGGCCAGGCTTTCCGGAACGTCGCGGTCGAACTGGGCGAGCAGGGTTGGGGTGAAATCGAGGGCCTGGATCAAACCCGGCTGCCTGGTCGATTGCGAGGTCAGCAGTGCAGGCGGGACGTCGGGCGTCTGGGTGGCGGCGAACTGCATCTGTGCCGTGCCCGAACCATCGGCCAGGCTGGCCACCATAACGGATGTGCCCGAGCCAGCGCCGGCCAGCGCGGAGCCTAACCGCTGGTCGATCGTGCGGAGTTGTTCCTGATGTGCTGCCGGGCTCCCGGTCCCCGCAGCGTTACCGAGGTCGAGCACCAGCAGGTCAACCCGGTCCAGCTTGGTGGAGACCAGATTCTGCAGTGCGCCGGTCGCTGCCGGAACGGGGGAGTAGTCCTCGATCAGGCCGTCCCGATTTGCGAGCCCAATCGCGGCGCCGGGGCCGATCGCCGCCGTCTCGAGGCCGGCGAGGCGATCGCCGAGCAGCCCAGGCTTGGCATCGTAGTGATCTGCCTTGGCCCGCTCGAGGTAGCTGGACCAGTTCGGCACCGCCGACGTTTCCGGTTCGGCCGGCATCCGGCATGACGCGGCCGGGACGTCCGCGGCGCGGCGTCCTGCGCTCAGGCCGAGCCAGCCGTCCACCGGACAGCTCGATGCCCGCACGCTCCGAGCGGTCAGGCTGCCGACCGAGCCGGTTTGGGCCAGGCGGTAAAGGGTGGGCGTCGTCTCCGGCGAGATATCCTGCCAGGTCAGGCCGGCGACCCCGACAAACAGGGTGTTTGGCTGGTCATCAGCTACTTTCGGGGAAACCCGGGGCAGCTGGGCCGGCAGTGCGGGGTAAGTCGACTGCGCGACCGAGGCCGACTGCGCGGCCGTAGCGCCCTGCACGCCGATTCCGGCCGTCGCGGCGAGAATCAGTAGCAGCACTATCAACCGTCGCCGGCGACCGTGCAAAACCGCCGCCCGTCGCGGACGGGTGGGCAGCAGGCCCGGCGTCATTTCGTGCCTCCGACGCTTCCGGCCGCTGTCGCCCGTTTCACCGGCGGCGGGCTATCGGCGGAGGTCATCTCCTTGACCTTGCCCGCATTCAGCGCGACAAGCGTCGGAATCAACAGCATCAGGCCGGTGGCCGGAACTGCGATCCCCGAGTCGGTGATCACCAGACCGGCGAGCAGGGCGAGCATCGTGGCGCAGAACCCGGCCCGGATGGCCGCGGAGTCATCAAGGACGCTCGGCAGGACGCCGGCCCACCGCTGGCTCAGGCGCCGGGTGCGTTGCCAGCGGTAGCACCATCCAAGGAACAAGCCCAGCACAAGCAGAGCGCATGGCACTATCAGCGACAGCAGCGGGTTGATCGAGATGATCGACAGGTTTGCGGTGAGCTTCCTGCCCAGCACGCCGAAGACCTCGCCATCCAGCAACTGGCCGAAGAACAGGCCGAAGTGTGACCGCTGTTCCGCCGGCCGCAGGTAGTCGAGGCCGGCAATCCCGACCAGCGCGGCGAGGGCGACAACCCCGACGATCAGCAACCGGCGGAAATTCAGCCTGATCTTCAGCAGCATCAGCACGAGCACGATGAAACCGGCCAGCGCGGCAATGGTTCCGCCGAACTTCGCGCCCCACGATGGATTGCCCAGCACGCCGACGCAGGCAACCCCGATGGCCGCCGAGACCAGGGCGGCGCGACGGCTGTGGCCGGTCCGAACCAGCGGCGAAACAACCGCGGCAGTTCCCATCAGGGCGCCGACGATGAATAGCGCCACGGCCATGTTGCCGAGACCGTAGAACCTACCCGCGACGATCGGGTTGTAGCCGAGCAAGGAGTTGAGCTGAAGCTGCGAGCCCGCGGCCACATCCACGCCAAGGGTGATCGCCGTCAGCAGTCCGAGCGCACCGACCCGGCCGAGCCAGGATCGGCGCCAGGGGCCGGCGAGCACCACGGCCAGCACGGCTGCGGTCGCGACGACCAGGCTGCCGAGCAGGGCAAGTCGCGGCGAGGTGCTGTCGGCCCACGGCACCAGATTCGCCAGGAACGAACCCAGCGGGATGGCGGCAAGGACGAGTCCGACCCAGGCCAGCGCGGAAGCCCGGCCGCTGGATGCCGCGGCGCGATTCAGTCTCGAGCTTCGCCATCCGGCGAACAGCCCGATGCCGAGCAGGCCGAAGAAGATGTAGTGCAGCGTGTCGAGGAAGATCGAGAACGTCCCGGTGCTGCCGTGCACGATAGACGAGGCGGTCGCCTGAATCCGCAACGCTTTCACACTGTCTATCGTGGCGACGTTCGGCGTATCGTCATCGGTGATTTCGGTGGTCTTCTTCGCGTACTGGGCGGGGGTGCCGATGAAGTCGCCGTCCCGGCCGTACCCCATCAGGTTCAGCATTGTCGGCGTCATATCGGTCAGCTGAACGAGTCCCTCGCGCCGGGTCGACGCCGATGTAAGCAGTCCTTCATTGCCACCAGGCTGGCTGACCATCACGGCCCGCAACGCGGGATCGCCGGACGAGTCGGATAGCCCGGTCACCATCACCGCGGTGTTCTCAGGCGTGCTGGCAAGGTACTTGCCAAGTGCTGCATCTGCAGCGCTGAGCTGCCGCTCGTGCAGCGCGTCCGCTGCCCGGGCGACCTCTTCGGCGGTTGGTTCTGGTGCGGCGGGCGCGTCGGCGGTGCCGTCGTCCCGCTTTGGCTCCTGGCCAGGCAGGACATTGCTCGCGTCGCCCCCGCTTGTCGCCACGGTGGAATCCGAGCCGGGAATCCAGCCGGAATCTCCTAGTGCGCCGAGGTCGACCATGGTGAGTGGACACTCATCGAGGGAGTCGGGGACGCTGCCGGCCGGCAGGTACTTCGGCACATTCCCTTGTGCGTCCGCCAGTGCCGTTGCCGCGCCGGCGCCGATCGCCAGTGAACAGGAGTGGCCCATGTCGGCGAGAGCAGCGGACAGCTGCCCCGGCACGGCGTTGTAGTCACGAGCCGCATTGAAAAGGGTGTAATCCTCGTAGCCATCGACGGTGGCCGACACCGGCGTGTTCCGATCTGACTTGCCGGCCGCGATGTCCGGCATCTGCGGGCAGCGCTGCTCCTGGTCCTCGGTGATCTGCGTTCCGGATCGTCGCCCCGCGCTGATCGTCAGCCAGCCGTCGACCGGGCAACTCGTGCTGCGGACAGTGCGAACCGAGAGGTTGCCGAGAGCGGATCGTTCGGCCAGCTTCCAGAGATTCGGCGTCTTGTTGGGATCGATATCGTCAAATGTCAGTCCGGCAAGCCCGAAGACCACGAGTGGATCGTTTCCGGAGACTTCCGCTTCCGGGTCGGTGGGCTTCGTCGGATTGACATCGGGGACGTCGACCGGCGGAACCTCCGGGTCGACAGGCCGATCGGTTTCGTCATCGCTGGCATTGTGATCAACAACACCGGTCCGGGTGCCGCCGACGGTTACGGCGGCCATCGCAGGAAGGACTGCGCTCGGCAGGATCAGGGCAAGTGTGGCGAGAAGGGTCGCCACCATCCAGCGCCGACGTGACGCGGCATTCCGCCTGGTCTGGTACTCGAGCTGCATGGGTCTCACATCGTAAGTTTACCGGTCCCGGGCGGCCCTGCTTGGGTGAGCGACGTCGATACACCTATGATGAGAGCCGACGGCCGGCTTCACTTTGCTTACCTGCCACAACGTCGGGTATCTTTAGAGGTCGTAATGTGCGTTCGCTTACGCACCACTTAAAAGGTGGATTGCTTTGCAGCTGTGAGCGTGCGATCGCAATCGAGAAGACTTTTGCGCTTTTGTTGTGTGCTCGAAGGCAGAGCCCGCGAACGAAGAGTGCGAGTGCCGAATAATCGAGATAGAAGAAGGCTACAACCGTGCGTACGTACACCCCTAAGCCCGGCGACGTCGAGCGCCAATGGCATGTCATTGACGCTACCGACGTGGTGCTTGGTCGCTTGGCCAGCCAGACCGCCCAGCTGCTTCGGGGCAAGCACAAGCCGACATTTGCCCCTCACGTCGATGGCGGCGACTTCGTCATCATCATCAATGCAGACAAGGTTGCGCTGACCGGTGCAAAGCTTGAGCAGAAGCGCGCTTACCGGCACTCCGGTTACCCGGGCGGCCTGAGCAGCGTCAACTACGCCGAGCTGCTGGAGAAGAACCCGCAGCGCGCCGTGGAGAAGGCTGTTCGCGGAATGATCCCGAAGAACTCTCTCGGCCGCGGTCAGATGACCAAGCTGAAGGTTTACACGGGTTCGGAGCACCCACACGCTGCACAGAACCCGCAGCCATTCACCATCGGCCAGGTTGCGCAGTAGCGCGAACCGCTTAAGCCAAGAGAACCCAAGGAGAACCGTGGCTGAGTCCACCAATGTGAACGACGTCGACGCTGTCGACGAAACCGATGCCGAAAACGTCAGCAGCTACTCGACCGAAACGCCGGCAAGCGCCGGACTCGGTGAGACGCCTGCCGGTGGCCGCGGTCAGTCGCTGACTGCTCCCGGTGCGGCGGTCGGTCGCCGCAAGCAGGCAATTGCCCGTGTTCGCCTGGTGCCTGGCACCGGCGAATGGAAGATCAACGGTCAGAGCCTCGAGGCCTACTTCCCGAACAAGCTGCACCAGCAGCTGGTGAACGACCCGTTCCGTCTGCTTGAGATCGAAGGCCGTTTCGACGTTCACGTTCGCATCTCCGGTGGCGGACCTTCCGGCCAGGCCGGCGCCGTCCGGTTGGGTATCTCGCGGTCGCTGAACCTGATCGACGAAGAGCACAACCGTGCAGAGCTGAAGAAGGCCGGTTTCCTGACCCGCGACCCGCGCGTCAAGGAACGGAAGAAGGCCGGACTGAAGAAGGCCCGCAAGGCTCCACAGTTCAGCAAGCGTTAAGTTCTACTCTTGTACCAGGCCGCGTCATGCGGCACATCGAAAGGCCCCGCGACTTACCAGGTCCGGGGCCTTTCGAGCATCTGAAGAGAATGAAAGTACCTGGTGCCGCTAAGGTGGCGCGTTTCGAGTCTGCCGACTGGCAGAAGAGGAGTGGGATATGGGCCGGCTGTTCGGCACCGACGGAGTACGCGGGCTGGCGAACCGCGACGTCACTGTTGACCTAGCGCTCGACCTCTCGGTCGCGGCGGCGCACGTGCTGTCCGAAGAAGGCGTGTTCTCCGGGCATCGGCCCAAGGCCGTGATCGGCCGGGATACCCGGGCGTCCGGAGAGTTCCTGTCCGCGGCGGTTGCTGCAGGACTCGCCTCGGCCGGTGTGGACGTTGCCGATGCCGGGGTCCTGCCTACTCCCGGGATCGCGCACGTTGTGAAGGTGTCGAACGCGGACCTCGGCGTGGTGCTGTCCGCGTCGCACAACCCGATGCCGGACAACGGGATCAAGTTCTTTGCCCGTGGCGGAACCAAGCTGCCGGACAGCGTCGAGGACCGGATCGAGGCCAGGTTGCGCTCGGAGTGGGAGCGGCCGACCGGCGCCGATGTCGGCCGGATCCAGCGGTATGCCGCGGCAGCCGATGAATACACAGAGCACCTCGTGGCTTGCCTCCGTGCCGGCGATGAGCCGCTTGCCGGATTGCGCGTCGTCGTCGACTGCGCCAACGGAGCGGCCAGCGTTGTCGGCCCGGCGGCCATCCGCCAGGCCGGCGCCGAGGTCGTG is part of the Saxibacter everestensis genome and harbors:
- the rplM gene encoding 50S ribosomal protein L13; this translates as MRTYTPKPGDVERQWHVIDATDVVLGRLASQTAQLLRGKHKPTFAPHVDGGDFVIIINADKVALTGAKLEQKRAYRHSGYPGGLSSVNYAELLEKNPQRAVEKAVRGMIPKNSLGRGQMTKLKVYTGSEHPHAAQNPQPFTIGQVAQ
- the rpsI gene encoding 30S ribosomal protein S9 produces the protein MAESTNVNDVDAVDETDAENVSSYSTETPASAGLGETPAGGRGQSLTAPGAAVGRRKQAIARVRLVPGTGEWKINGQSLEAYFPNKLHQQLVNDPFRLLEIEGRFDVHVRISGGGPSGQAGAVRLGISRSLNLIDEEHNRAELKKAGFLTRDPRVKERKKAGLKKARKAPQFSKR